The sequence ATTCCCAGAACAATCATTCAATCCACCAACGAACAATAGGTCATTAATCTCAAttctcgaattttttttccattttctctcaTCTTCGAAAGTTATTTTAGGttaaaacattcaaaacgACGTCTAATGAAAAGGAATGCGTTACTAAATATATTGTACTTTTACACGTCAAATTACGTTCTCTTGATGCTGAAATCCTGAACTACCCTATCTTACCGAACCGTTCCCCGCCAGGCCAGCAGCGGATTCTGGGTAAGAACGTATTGACGGCTTTATAGGATAAAGTGACAAACCTCTAATCCAGTTCCCGTGACCCTCTGTTCCTGGGTAACTCGCCGAGCCGCCGGTTGTAGGAAGCCCCGACTCAATTTCCACAAGAGAAAGGACAAGGAACCCATGTGACGAGAGGAAGGGAgaaacatctaaaaaaaaaaaaaaagatttcattttCCCGAACTTTTCCCCAGATGGACTTTACGTTACACCATTACTTTAAGGTTATGCACATAGTTTTCAGATACTTTTCCTCACATGAACAAATCCGCCAGATACTTGCCTCCCAGAAAGCCTAAAATGGCGAGCAGCACTAAAGTGAAAACAGACCACGGAAAGACGGGTTGCAGGCAAGAAACGATCCATCATAGGGCAAGCCACCAACacctagtaaaaaaaaaactgaatgatGAAAACGACAGGCAAtgaataggaaagaaaatgaatgagaaATAAGTTGAGAAAGGAAGAATAAGGTCCAACCAAAGTAAGAAGAGCGTTGGTTACGTGCGTTTCCGCCACTAATAGATACGGATGTTCCTTAAATTCGAATCGCCGTGAATTACGTGCACGGAATTCACCAACTCAAAGAGCTGTCATCCTCTCCTTTCAAAGAACTCgggtgaagaaaacaaacttcCCAGCATACTGTGGTTTGCCTTTTACttcctttcactttcttccAACGTGTAGACATTCGTACCCGTTCAATTGGGTCCAATTAGTAATCGGAACACGTTGGCGAAGTCCCACGGCGATAAAGACACACATGTTctagaaaaggaaattttgtAGTGAATAGCGTTATAACGGAAACTTTAGCTCAACAAGCAAGATAATACCACTGGGCGAGAAACTAACTCCCATTCTCGGACCGAAAAGCAGCAAGCGGACGATTTTGGATAAAGTTTCCCACGACGAGAATCTGAAATGAACGCTTTACTTTATAGTAGCTTTTTGTTTGAAGGAATAGGAAACTTCTTACCCGTGTGAATTTCCCATTTACTGAAGCAGGGTTAAGTTAATACGCAGGTAGAGTAGACAAGTTCAGGAGCAAACACCTGCTTTTATTGATGAACAGTCTAAAAACGATATTGGAAATTAACATCttagaacaaacaaacacgtCATCTCAAATGAACATACCAGAAACACAAGGGTAGAAAAGATCTCAATCCACTATTCCAGCCAACGATAATGGTGATTCAGGGGGAGGATGACCTGAACTAATAGAAATATTGCTTATTATAGTGCAACAAAAGTATCCAATTTCCTTGTGATAATGATCTTGCTCCATTACATATAATTATACCAATAATCCCAGATTAGTGCTAATAGAAACCATTTTGCGTTTAATAAGTTTTAGGCGGGAAGACGATCACAGCAAAGGGAATTGCTTTCTGCCCAagtcattttgaaaattaagatATGATTAACTATCGGCTTTAAAATTCATAAATGATACTACACTTAAGCAAAACCTGAAACCTTTAACATAAAATATTACCGAACAATTTTCCTGATTCCAAAGTGGGGAATCCGAAAGTCGCTTTTACCGGATCTGGACAATGACCATAACACGTGCCATACGGCGGTGAGTTGTAGTTCTACACTAATAGTTCAATGCTCTCGCTAGCTAAGCAACTAACCGCGCCGGATGTCGCCATTTTGGGCTATTTAGAAGGAATGGTAAAATGTTGCCAAATATCAGcgaatatttgtttcatttttttacttttacaaaatatcttcaaTACGTGTAAATTAATATTTATCTACTGTATAAAACTTTGTAAATCCAACGCCATAAAAACATCCTGATTTACGTACAAGAtcgttaaaacttaaaaatctgACAGCGTCGAGTATGGCTAGTATGTGATTTACGATGCCAAACTTGTCAACAAATCTTGTGAATCCGAAAGATGAATTGAATATTCATCTGAATTAAAAGTAGGGATTTTGCCCTCGAAGAACGGTACTTTCCACAGACTGACCTCAGCATATTAGGACTTTGCTGGACACGAAGGCTTCATTTGAGCAGTTTAACCTTTTTTGGTATTTGTAATCGTCACTCAGAGGGAgtaaataaacaattaacCGTTAAAGAACAACGGGTTTGCAGAGATTTGAACCACTGACTTTTAGCTTTTGAAGCACATGCTTCACCAAGTAGCTAACTGCGAAATTTCATAAATGTTATTCTATTACATCATCGGTCGGGACGGATTTGACGGATATTCGAGAAACACTTTTTCTGGATTCACTACaatcatttaaatgttttaagaCATACACtcaatatttcaaaatatttttattactacCAGCTTAGATGTATAATTGCTACATATTTTCCCACACTACAACCGTGTTTGGCTCAGTAGAATCAGATCACCGTAACGTGCATTCAACATTAACATGAAATGGTAACAAACTGTTTAACCAGGAGCTTGGTGATAAGACATTTAACAGCGTGCGTTAAAAAACataacacttaaaaaaaaaaagaaatttcaaattctATTGACCATAACTATactttaaaaattctattttattattaatgaCAATTAGTTGATCCATCGTATAGTCATCTAGAGTTAATTTAGATTCCTCCGAATCAGTGCCTTCTAGATCGATACATGTTTTaatgacattttttattgttacatGCAAACTGTTAACAGTATCCCGATCAAGGATCTGTCTTTTCTCCATTTCGCTGAATACACTGATAATGCCGTGTACCATTGCGTCAACATTATCCTTCAATCCATCTATAAACTTGATGACGTTTTTATTAGGAACTCTTCCGTTGAATTCTTTGCCAATAGCTCGTTGCACTATCGCAATGGTTTTACTGATGCCCATGGTTTTCGCTTTGTGTGTCTCCAACGCTAATTCCGTATTCCCATTTACCAAACACTCAACAATCAATTTGATACTAACAATTGAATGTGCGAGTCGTTCttcttgaaatttttccaaaatctcttgcatttttttttctatttcgtgataacttttttttaactcatCAATCTTCTCTTGAAATTtctgatcaaatttttttttttcattttccattaATGAATTCAACCGACGAACTTCGCCTTCGTAAGCTGCTTTTAATTCCTCGTAGCGTTGATCTGTAACCTCTTCTGACGCGTTCAAGCAGCGAAAAGCATGTTTCACACCATTAATATTTCTAATAATGGATTCAATTATCTGATTGCAATATTCAGGCGAACCAGGCAAACTAAAAACCGAAAGTTTATCTTCCTTCACTTCACACGTCAAGTTGCTACTTACCTCTCCACTACCGAGACTTTCTAGCaaattgttgatgttgtttAACTCATTTTCAGTTAGAGAACAACTATTGGGTGCTTCGAAAGGAAAATATGAACCCTGTGCAATGTGCTTTATTGCTTCGCTGACGGGAAGCAATTGCCCACTGGATGCATCCCTCTTCCGAAGTCTCGCCGCCTTGTCACCGCTTGACGTACCAGTTGCGACCGCGGAAACCAAACCTTTGATTTGGTCGACAAATCGATCGAAATCGGCATCAACTTCTATCATAATCGCGTCAGTTAATTTTCCAGGGCCATCTGCCGTGAATAATATTGCAATTAAAACACACATTCAGAAATGTTGGAGACCTTTTTAACAAAATGAACTAACCTGTTAATGGACTTGTAGAAATCAATAATGGTCTAGTAACGAAGAGAGCAATAGTTACTAACCAAAATTTGGCCAAGCGATGACGGTTGGAAAACGACCAGAAAACTTTCAGGTTGCTGGCAGTATTTGAGACCATGTAAGCCATTATTGAAATTAAGAAAACTTcgtacttttttaaaatgtcgtTTGCAGCGAAAGCTCTGGAAGGAACAGTTCAATTCGAAGGCAAAATGAGTTCTACTGATACGACGCAGACTTATACTCaccaaataaataataaacgaaCCATATTTTTCATCTGCCGCAAGCGAATTTGACATGTGATATCTCTTCGAAATGCTGGACTCTCAAGGGTCAAAGGGGCCAAGCTTCCTCCTTGCCAATGTTATGAGTATTTCCAACATCTGCGTCTCAATTCGTCGGTTGGCGAAAGTACAAGGATTTTAATATTTCGCTTCATTTCGTCAAGTTGATAACTCTGTGCTACACGCATCATTTATACGCTCTTCGAATTAACCTGaataacaaaaggaaaaggtaaGCTAATATtagtaatttgtttttaataatcgaactgaaaacaatttttatcttttaaacTTAAATCAAGATGATAGGCTAGATATGACTCTTGAATTTCAATCGATTTCGGAAGCTGGGCAGTTGCTGCTCGGCAGTCCATTCAGTGGCCACATCGACGATGTTTTTGTTCTCGATTCGAAATATGACGATCCATCGAGTGAAAGGATCTACATCAGACACGGTGCCAATCTGGTTGCATTTAACGTGTCTTATATTAATAATTTCAGTCATTTGAATCGACTTTGGAATCATCGTTTGTTTAACGATGCCCAACAGATGTCCTACCCATTGCGAGCCTATCCATGGCTTGTTACTAATACTATGCTTGATGACGGCAGTGATGGGATCGTCCTTCGTAACGAGGACGGAATAGGTTTCTACCGTTTCGATCCAAAGAATACCAATAAATCCGCCGCAAAGCTTCAGGGCATGTCACGTGACACCAGCTTCCGTGATCTTTATGGATGGGGAGAAGTCCATCAGTCTGTTGTCCTCATTGGCCGATTCTATCACAACACGCGGCTGGTCGGAGTCATGAGCCGGAAGAACGACAAGTCCGGCCCGGTTGTTGAATTTTACGCAGCTTCCAAGGACCGACTTCAATCTCGCCAGCCGCATCCGCTTTTTCCTTTGCGAAAAAGCGCAACAGCTTCGGCTGCGGTCTCCAAAATATTTAAAGCAACCGATTTTTATGTGGCGGACATCCAACGGAACGGACAGGACAGCATCATCGCACGTAAAGAAACTCAATTAGAGCTGTATCAGTTCGACGATAGGTACGAACTTCGACAGGTGGCCAAAGTGTCACTGGTGGACAGTTCCGCCGGATTAAATGAACGATTTTTCTTCGTTAACTTGACCGGACGACCTTTCCAAGACGTAGCCCACTTTACTGCACATGGATTGTTTGTCTACCAACAAAACACTCCGAATGTAACTGGCATTTCCATGAGGGACTACAGTCTCATTCACTACAACGCTGCATTTTCTGAGACGAATGGATGGATGCAAGAATACGATCAATCCATCCGCTTAGTTGATGTGAACGGTGACGGGCAAGATGACTTGCTCTTCACTGGCCCAAAAGGACTGACAGTACttgaattcgatgcagaagaATTCTTCTGGAAAACTCTGTTGGATCCTTCGTCGTTCAATGATGCCACACAACGCTACGCTATTATTGGCGGTGCTACTAAAGCCGTAAAGGTCAAAGGTGGATACAAGGAGTCATTTCTACTGACACTGGAtgaggaaagaaaactttatTTGAGCCGACTTTCCGTTAAGTATGCAACCAAGTTACCTGTTAAATTGGCGGCATctttccttttaatttttaaaatttttgatgTAGAAATTGTAAGATCacaattaattcttttttttattttcttagagacgaaataaaacgaaaaatttctcccATTCCTGCTCCCGCGGTTGTTCCAGTCACTCCCCGTCATTCAACTGTAGAAATTCCACTGCAGGTGAGACGTGCCATTCCAGTATCTGAAAGACCGATACTCAGATGGACAGAACAGCACGCTGAGCCGATTTCCTTAACGGATACAGTTGATCCGATAACCGGTGCCATCCATTTTGAGTTGCCTATATTCAAACCGACCAGATTTTACGATCCGGATCTGCCTCATTCAATTTCACTTTCATATGACAGCCAAAGTGCAATGTTTTCTAATCTTGCTGGGTTAGGCTGGACACTTCATCTGCCGGATAATTACATCTTTGTCGATCACAACAATAGCATCTTCATCGAAGACTGGACATTTTCCTTAGCAGTAGACGGCGTT comes from Daphnia carinata strain CSIRO-1 chromosome 2, CSIRO_AGI_Dcar_HiC_V3, whole genome shotgun sequence and encodes:
- the LOC130699606 gene encoding uncharacterized protein LOC130699606 gives rise to the protein MAYMVSNTASNLKVFWSFSNRHRLAKFWLVTIALFVTRPLLISTSPLTDGPGKLTDAIMIEVDADFDRFVDQIKGLVSAVATGTSSGDKAARLRKRDASSGQLLPVSEAIKHIAQGSYFPFEAPNSCSLTENELNNINNLLESLGSGEVSSNLTCEVKEDKLSVFSLPGSPEYCNQIIESIIRNINGVKHAFRCLNASEEVTDQRYEELKAAYEGEVRRLNSLMENEKKKFDQKFQEKIDELKKSYHEIEKKMQEILEKFQEERLAHSIVSIKLIVECLVNGNTELALETHKAKTMGISKTIAIVQRAIGKEFNGRVPNKNVIKFIDGLKDNVDAMVHGIISVFSEMEKRQILDRDTVNSLHVTIKNVIKTCIDLEGTDSEESKLTLDDYTMDQLIVINNKIEFLKYSYGQ